Proteins from a single region of Desulfobacterales bacterium:
- a CDS encoding YkgJ family cysteine cluster protein, with protein MSLDFGPFFERYEVLAKAADLVFEQVQAQFPKEIECKLECADCCHAMFDVTLVEALYLNYYFNKLFSGREREDILEKANRADRKAYKLKREAFRQLQEGKTETQIILEMAGERVRCPLLNEKNRCDLYSHRPITCRFYGVPTEIAGVSHTCGKSGFIKGKTYPTVHLEKMQRNLFALSHELAVTIKSRYTAIGELLVPVSMVLLTDYNEEYLGLKPLQNPDQEGADNEGRKDK; from the coding sequence ATGTCTTTGGACTTTGGTCCTTTTTTTGAACGATACGAAGTTTTGGCAAAAGCAGCAGACCTGGTTTTTGAGCAGGTACAAGCGCAGTTTCCAAAGGAAATCGAGTGTAAGCTTGAGTGCGCGGATTGTTGCCATGCCATGTTTGATGTAACATTGGTAGAGGCGTTGTACTTGAATTATTATTTTAACAAACTGTTTTCCGGCCGGGAGCGCGAAGATATTCTCGAGAAGGCAAACCGGGCGGACCGAAAAGCCTATAAGCTGAAGCGGGAGGCCTTTCGACAACTTCAGGAAGGAAAGACCGAAACACAAATCATTTTAGAGATGGCGGGGGAACGGGTACGTTGTCCGCTGCTCAATGAAAAGAACCGCTGTGACCTCTATTCCCATCGACCGATAACATGCCGTTTCTATGGCGTGCCGACGGAAATTGCCGGAGTGTCTCATACCTGCGGAAAATCAGGGTTTATAAAGGGTAAAACCTATCCAACCGTTCACCTTGAAAAAATGCAACGAAATCTATTTGCGTTGTCTCATGAATTGGCGGTGACCATTAAGTCTCGCTATACAGCGATAGGCGAGTTGCTGGTGCCGGTATCTATGGTGTTGTTGACGGACTATAATGAGGAGTATCTAGGACTTAAACCGTTACAAAACCCGGACCAAGAGGGGGCCGACAATGAAGGAAGAAAAGACAAATAA